ATGACTCATCACATCAAGAAACGCATCGTGAACACGAGCTTGGTTAATAATGACGTGCGGCATTTCAGATAAATCGTCCTCGACGTCTTGGATTTTTCCACTGCGAGCAATGTGTTCTGGCAGATCTGCGTCCGGTTTCCAAAAAGCGGTTTCGTTTACCCAATACGCTTCTTGTTTGATTTGATCAGCAAAATCATAGGCTTCAAACATTTCCATTGTACGGCAAGCAATGCCATCGGCTTGACCTACTAATAAGCGGTCGTCTTTTTGTTCAACAATACAGGTAGAGATACGGCCAAATTTTGATAATTGTGCCGCAAGGTTGAGTCCGGCAGGACCGCAGCCAACGATCATCACATCCACTTGAGACGGTAGCGGGAGTTTTAATGGCGGCGCGATGATCCGATCCGTCGGATCGGCAATTCTAGGGTCGCCAGGGTGAAAACCATCTTGATAAAATTGCATTGTTTTGTCCTCTTATTATTGCCAGTGACTTGTAATCTGGATTGAAAGAAACTTTAATCAATTTTAGATATAAGTAAAAATAGATTTTTAACGCAAGACTAATAGAAAATGCATAGATGAATCCTAATTTATTGAGACAACTTGCCATCGTGGTAAAACAGGGCTCGTTAAGTCGAGCCTGTGAGCAGTTGTATGTGACGCAACCTACTTTAAGCAGAAGCATTAAGTTACTGGAAATGAAAGTTGGTGCGCCAGTACTTATTCGAACTCGTTATGGTGTTGAGCCGACAGAAATTGGTGCAAGGCTGGCACAAATTGGTGAGCGTATTTTGGCGGAAACAGAGCAAGGCGAAGAGGTTATTCGCCAGTTTCATAGCGGCTATCATAATGAGTTTGTTATTGGTATTGATCCGCTTTGGGAGTTTGCGACGGTTGAGCAAATGACCGCGTATTTTATGAAAGAAAAGCGATATGTTTTTCATTTTCGTACGGGCTCTGCGGCGGCTCAGATTGAGTTATTGCAAAATGGTGAGCTCGACTTTCTATTGGCACCAGCGCACCTTTCCGTTAAACAAGGAACATTGGATCGACAATCATTGTTTCGGGATCGTTCTGGTGTTTTTGTTGGTAAAAAATCAATGCTTCTAGGCACTCATAAACGTGTGTCTCAAGCCGTTTTGGAAAAACAAAACTGGATGGTGGCAGGTGCGAACGCGGGTTTTTTAGATCGTCCTAGTGAGTTAGTTGGTTTAAAGGCCGCTAGTATGGCGTTTACTGGCAGTATTCGTTCGGTGCTGCATTTGTTAAATACCACTGACATGCTGGTTCGATTGCCTGCTCGAATGGCTTTAATGACCGGCGACGTGGGCATTGAACAGATGATTGAGGTGGAAGGGCCACTAGGGCCAAGACGAGACATCGCACTTTGGTCGAAAGCTGACAGTATGGAGCGACCCGAGTGTCTGAAAATTCATGAACTGATCCGTGATTTTATGCAGGCACTGGAGGACTCTGTGCCGACCTTCGAGTTGGATTTGTAACTCGAAAAAATCAAGCCGGTTCTTGTCGATAAAATTGACAGAGTAGTCGGTAAATCTCTGGCATTTTTTTCTTCATCATTGTTGGGGATTCAAAGAACGTTTCGCTGCACACCGCGAAGAATTCGGCAGGGTTAGTTAACGCGTATTCATCAAGTGGTAGGTGTTTGTTGCGTTGCCAGTCGTTTTCAAAACGTTGGAATGTTGCAGTGAATATATCGTGCCACTCACCCGGTTTCATATCAGGGTGCATAGGCGGTGCGCCATTCGCGCCATCACGAAGCATGTCTAATTTATGGGCGAATTCGTGAATGACAACGTTGCTTGCTTTGCCATGACGAGCGTGAGCGCCTGTTTCTAGTATCGATTCCCACGATAAAATCAATGGTCCGCGTTGCCACGCTTCGCCGCTTAAACCACGACCTTCGGCATGGACAACGCCATCTTCACTTTGATAAGGGTGATTGGCAATAAAATCCCCTTCGTACAAAATAATGGTTTGGCAATGGTCATACCAATCCAAGCCAAGATGCAAAATAGGAACACAGGCCATAGTGGCGAGTTTAAGACACATCGCGTCGGTAAATTCAAATTCACCGCCCGGTGCAATACCTTTACGAGCTAGAAAGTGAAAGCTCATTTCGCGTAAATTGTCGCGCTCACTACCTTTGTAACGTTCCATCACTGCCCAATCAGCAATCGCAGACTCCCATTGCTCTACCGTGAAGTCCATGGCCTTGATTCGTCGGTTCTCTAGCCAGTTATCAAGTGATTTAAACATAATTATATCTCGATTAAATAGGTCGGTTTCTTATATTATGCGCTGCGATTTGAAACCTGTAACAATATCCATTATGACATACGATAGGTCGAGAAAACGGGGTGAATACTAAGAAGTAATGAGGGATTTCTTTCAATACAATCTCTCCTTAATATTTGTGCATTCCTCCAACTTCCTTGCCTTAATCTCGTTTGTGATTGGCTATATGATAGATAATCAAATCATGACGTCATTCTTAAGTTGAAAATTCAGCTAAGACTAATCGAGCCAAGAGAGAGTTTTTTTGAAGTCATTCCTTATTTCTGTATCACATTTTCGTTCACAGTCATTTTTACTGTTTAAAGGGTCTGTGTTGATATCATTATTAATTAACGCAATAAGTTATGGCCATGCGTCAGAAGCTGTCGTTGTCTCTGAGAGTGTTCAGCAAGATCAAGTGCTAAAGTCTGAAGAGTCTCAATCAGGCCAGCAAGATTCCACATTAAAAGGGTACGCATTCTCTCCTCAGACGGTGATTGATCTAGCAAAAAAACTGGCGCAGTCACCAATGCAACCAGTGGAAAAAGCACCAAAAGCCTTGATCGATATGGATTATTCCATGTATAGGAAGATCAACTTTCAGCAGAACCAAGCAGTTTGGGGCAATACGCCGACAAAATTCTCCGTGCAATTGTTTGCGCCTGGCTTTTTATTCAAAGACTTAGTGACCATTGATGTGGTTGAAAATGGTCGTGCGTTCCCACTCAAAGTCTCTGCAGACTCCTTTACGACGCCGAATCAAGAAATCAGTGAGTTAATCTCACAAGTGGGTAAGTACGCTGGATTACGTCTGCATTATCCGATTAATAGAGCAGACCATAATGATGAGTTTGTTGTTTTTCAAGGCGCGAGTTACTTCCGAGCGGTGTCGAAGGGCCAGTCGTATGGTTTGTCAGCTCGTGGTCTTGCGGTGAATGTGGCACAGCCGAAAGGAGAAGAGTTTCCGATGTTCAAACAATTTTGGATTGAACGTCCTTCTTCTAGTCAAGACGCCATTGTTGTTCATGCATTATTAGACAGTAAAAGTGTGGCTGGCGCGTACCGATTTGGTATTTACCCAGGTAAGCCTACTCGCATTGACGTTAAGGCGACATTGTTTCCAAGAGTTGATTTGAAACACGTTGGTATCGCGCCACTAACCTCTATGTTTATGCATAACAGCTCGCTGGATGCATCCGACTTCCCTGATTATCGCCCCGCGGTTCATGACTCTGATGGATTACAGATTCTCACTGGCAAAGATGAAATGATTTGGCGCCCTTTGAACAACCCAAAAACCTTAGAAGTGAGTGCGTTTAGCGATGATTATCCAAAAGGTTTTGGTTTGATTCAGCGTCACCGCAACTTTGAAGATTATCAAGATTTAGAAGCCAATTATCATACTCGCCCTTCCGCTTGGATTAAGCCTTTGAATGATTGGGGGCAGGGTCATGTTGAACTGGTGGAAATCCCTTCAGATTCAGAGACAAACGACAATATTGTGGCTTTCTGGCAACCAAAAGAAGGCTTTAAAAAAGACCAGTCTTACACCTATCAATATTTAATGACCTGGTCGAATAACACACCAGTTTCGATGGATTTACCGCGTATTGTGCGCAGTGCTAAAGGGGTGAAGTTGTTTACCGATAGCCCTGAAGTGGTGATTGATTTCAATAAAATGCCGGACGTTAGTGTCGAAGATCTGACCGTTGATGCCAGTATCAGTCAGGGTAAAATACTCGAAGCCTTGATTGTGAAAAACCCACACAATAATGGCGTACGTGTTTACGTCACTTTCGATCCACAAGACGCAGATTTAGCTGAATTGAGAGTTCAGCTAAAACAAGACGAAGTGGCTATCGCACCGACTTGGCTGTATCGCTGGATGAAGGAGTAAATAATGTTTAATAAGGAGGTTGATGCAAAGCGTGCGTTACCCACTATTTCGCCATTGGACATGCCTAGGCATGCGGTAAATGAAGCGTCTCATGCTCGAAAAGCCAAATTTTCATCACATGATATCGTCACGTTTTTGGCGCGATTATTTGTTTTGATATGTACGATTGGCTTGTCTTGGTACGGTGCCACTGAAATGTACAGTGTGCTGAGTACGAATGCGATTGCAGGATTGCAGTGGTTGTTTTTGGTTCTTTTTTGCATCAACTTCACATGGATTTCTTTCGCCTTTTCACAAGCCACGCTTGGTTTGCTTTACCAGTTGTGGCCTTTTTCGGGTCGCCGTAAAGAGCAAAATGTAGAGGGCGTGACAGCAATTTTATTGCCTGTTTATAATGAAGATCCATCACGTATTCGAGCCAATATTCAAGCCATGCACGAAGACATTGTGAAGCAAGCGTCAGGCAAGTTTGCTTTTTTTATTCTTAGTGACACTAACAAAGCCGATGCTTGGGTTGCCGAAGAGCAAGCCTTTCATTCACTGTTAAATGACGACTCAGCTGTCTGTCCTATTTTTTACCGTCGCCGTTATGACAATGCGGAACGCAAAGCGGGCAATATTGCCGAATGGGTAACGCACTTCGGCAATGATTACGAGTGCATGATTGTACTGGATGCCGACAGTTTAATGGGCGCAGAGTGTCTGATCTCACTGACTCGCCGCATGAGTGCTGATGCTAGCCTTGGTTTGATTCAAACCTTACCAACTATTATTCGCGCCGATACTTTGTACAGTCGTATTCAGCAATTTGCGAATCATTGTTTTGGTCCTATTTATGCGTCTGGATTGGCTGCGTGGCACGGTGGTTCATCGAATTTTTGGGGACACAACGCCATCATCCGAACCAAGGCATTTGCAGACGCCTGTGGTTTACCTGTATTGGCGGGCAAAGCGCCTTTTGGTGGTCATGTCATGAGTCATGACTTTATGGAAGCGGCGTTGTTACGTCGAGCCGGTTGGGGAGTGCGTTTTGATACCGATTTAACGGCGTCTTACGAAGAAGCGCCACCGTCGCTGGTGGATGTGATTGTAAGAGACCGTCGCTGGTGTCAGGGGAACCTACAGCACAAGACGTTTGTGTTTGCCAAAGGCTTTCATTTTGCCACGCGCTTGCATCTTTTATCCGGCATTATGTCTTACCTGAGTGCGGTTTTTTGGCTGATGTTAATCGTCGTCGGCTTCGCGCTCGCCATACAGGCGTACTTTGTGCGTCCTGAGTATTTTGCTAATCCGTCTTTGTTTCCAACATGGCCTGTGTTTGATTTTGAGAAAGCGCGGTCTTTGTTCATCTTGTCGATGGCGCTGGTGTTGGCACCTAAAGTGTATGGTTGGTTAGCGGCGATGCTGAATATTCGTCGTTGTTTGCAATTTGGCGGCCCCATTTTATTGACCTTGAGTATTCTGGTAGAAACACTGTTATCAGCTTTGTACGCACCCATTCTGATGCTCGCACAGTTTCAAGTGGTTTATGGTGTGTTTAAAGGCAAAGACAGTGGCTGGAAACCTCAATCTCGTGACGATGGTGCTACGTCATGGGGAGTCGCTGCGCGTGCGCATTTTAGTCATACGGCATTTGGTGTTGCTCTGGCCGGTGGCGCGCTTTTCTTAAGTCCACAGTTGTTTTATTGGTCTTTGCCGATTAGCTTTGGCTTAGTGCTGTCGATTCCATTGTCTTGGTTGAGTGGCGGCAGAAAACGCGGCAACGTGATTCGCTATGTTGGTCTGCTGCGTGCACCTGAAGAAAAGCGCCCTCATCCTATTGTGGTACTGCAATATCGTTATAGTACCGACCTTGCTCAGCCACGTTTTGACACGGCTTTACCATCGTTAACGCGTCTGATGTCTGATGCTTCATTGTTCTATTGGCACCTTGCACAAATGCCGGCAGATGAGTCGAATAAAGAGTTTTGCCGTGCTTGGATCTGTGCCGAGTGGCAAATTATGAACAGTGGTAGCATTAATAGTTTGCTTGCTCATTTAAGTGAAAAAGAATGCATCGCGATTTTGCAACATCGGACACTAATGCGCGCGATGCAAAAGTATTTACCTGAAAACAAATGTGTCATTAAAGAGTCAGAAAAGCGGGTATTTGCATAGCAAGCAACGCAATGAGAGCCGTAATTTATACCTCTCATTGCGTTTTTTTTTTGATACTAAGAAAAATCGCTGAGAGGGAATTCACTTAAAGGGAATTCCCTCGTTATTTTAGGTTGCCTCATTGAAAACATCGTATTGACGGAGCGAACCCCTTTCGCCTGCAACAGTTTTTTGCTCAAAAGTTCATCATAGCTATCAAGGTCTCTGGTTATGATCTTTAGTAAATAGTCACAATCCCCACTGACGGAATGGCATTCTTGTATCTCAGGACATCCTTGCACAATAGAAAGGAAAGGCATCAGCGTTCCCGGATGGTGGTTATCCATTGACACTTGTGCAAAGGCAATGACATTTAAGTTCACTTTCTTTGCGTTCAACTCAGCGGTGTAGCCTCTTATATAGTCTTCGTCCTCTAGACGTTTTAAGCGTCGCCAACAAGGTGCAGTTGAAAGGCCGATCTTCTCCGCTAAGTCTCGATTACTTAGGCGGCCGTCTTTTTGTAGGGCTGAAAGAATACTGATGTCAAATTTATCAAGCATGAAAGTGTTTCCATTTTTTGTTATTTGAAGAAACTATATTGCTTAGTCTGTCAAAGAGTCGGCAATTAAGAAAGATAATTTCGGCCAATCCTAGATAATATTAATAACATCATACTTATAAAAATAAAGCTGAAAAGCAGCTAAAAAATGGTGTATTTCTATGAATCAATTGCTAGAAGAAAAGAATCACGTCACGAATTTCATAAGCCAAAAGCTTGAGTTTGACTGGCTTAACGTCAGCCAATTGATGCTTCTATCTCGCGCGTTGGATGAAATAGAAGAAAAAGAACTGGTGCCTGAAAAATTAGTCTTTAACCAGTTTTCTGCTCGAGGGCATGATTTTGCCCAGATTCTACTCGGCTCTCTGTTGACTCATCCTCACGATGCAGCAAGTGGCTATTATCGATCCAGGCCCTTTGTCATGAGCCTTGGTATTAGCTTGGATGACGTGGTTGCCTCGCCAATGGCCAAGGAAGGAGGGTACAGCGACGGCCGAGACATCGGCGTAGTATGCAACTATCCTAATATTGAAAGAAAAGGCGCTATGCTGTTTCCTATGTGTGGTGGTGTCGGGGCACAGTACTCACCCATATCGGGTTGGGCACAATCGATTCTTTATCATAAAAACCAATTAAAAGACCTTAACTACTCAGGCGCGATAGCCGTTTCTATGGGTGGTGATTCGTCCATGTCTACGAATGGTTTTTGGGCCGCTTTGAACATCTCGACGACCAATGATTTACCGCATTTGTTTTACATTGAAGATAACGGTTATGGCATTTCAGTTCCTCAGGAAGTGCAGACTC
This genomic stretch from Marinomonas primoryensis harbors:
- the mdoH gene encoding glucans biosynthesis glucosyltransferase MdoH, which codes for MFNKEVDAKRALPTISPLDMPRHAVNEASHARKAKFSSHDIVTFLARLFVLICTIGLSWYGATEMYSVLSTNAIAGLQWLFLVLFCINFTWISFAFSQATLGLLYQLWPFSGRRKEQNVEGVTAILLPVYNEDPSRIRANIQAMHEDIVKQASGKFAFFILSDTNKADAWVAEEQAFHSLLNDDSAVCPIFYRRRYDNAERKAGNIAEWVTHFGNDYECMIVLDADSLMGAECLISLTRRMSADASLGLIQTLPTIIRADTLYSRIQQFANHCFGPIYASGLAAWHGGSSNFWGHNAIIRTKAFADACGLPVLAGKAPFGGHVMSHDFMEAALLRRAGWGVRFDTDLTASYEEAPPSLVDVIVRDRRWCQGNLQHKTFVFAKGFHFATRLHLLSGIMSYLSAVFWLMLIVVGFALAIQAYFVRPEYFANPSLFPTWPVFDFEKARSLFILSMALVLAPKVYGWLAAMLNIRRCLQFGGPILLTLSILVETLLSALYAPILMLAQFQVVYGVFKGKDSGWKPQSRDDGATSWGVAARAHFSHTAFGVALAGGALFLSPQLFYWSLPISFGLVLSIPLSWLSGGRKRGNVIRYVGLLRAPEEKRPHPIVVLQYRYSTDLAQPRFDTALPSLTRLMSDASLFYWHLAQMPADESNKEFCRAWICAEWQIMNSGSINSLLAHLSEKECIAILQHRTLMRAMQKYLPENKCVIKESEKRVFA
- a CDS encoding Lrp/AsnC family transcriptional regulator, which translates into the protein MLDKFDISILSALQKDGRLSNRDLAEKIGLSTAPCWRRLKRLEDEDYIRGYTAELNAKKVNLNVIAFAQVSMDNHHPGTLMPFLSIVQGCPEIQECHSVSGDCDYLLKIITRDLDSYDELLSKKLLQAKGVRSVNTMFSMRQPKITREFPLSEFPLSDFS
- a CDS encoding zinc-dependent peptidase → MFKSLDNWLENRRIKAMDFTVEQWESAIADWAVMERYKGSERDNLREMSFHFLARKGIAPGGEFEFTDAMCLKLATMACVPILHLGLDWYDHCQTIILYEGDFIANHPYQSEDGVVHAEGRGLSGEAWQRGPLILSWESILETGAHARHGKASNVVIHEFAHKLDMLRDGANGAPPMHPDMKPGEWHDIFTATFQRFENDWQRNKHLPLDEYALTNPAEFFAVCSETFFESPTMMKKKMPEIYRLLCQFYRQEPA
- a CDS encoding LysR family transcriptional regulator, translating into MNPNLLRQLAIVVKQGSLSRACEQLYVTQPTLSRSIKLLEMKVGAPVLIRTRYGVEPTEIGARLAQIGERILAETEQGEEVIRQFHSGYHNEFVIGIDPLWEFATVEQMTAYFMKEKRYVFHFRTGSAAAQIELLQNGELDFLLAPAHLSVKQGTLDRQSLFRDRSGVFVGKKSMLLGTHKRVSQAVLEKQNWMVAGANAGFLDRPSELVGLKAASMAFTGSIRSVLHLLNTTDMLVRLPARMALMTGDVGIEQMIEVEGPLGPRRDIALWSKADSMERPECLKIHELIRDFMQALEDSVPTFELDL
- a CDS encoding glucan biosynthesis protein G — encoded protein: MISLLINAISYGHASEAVVVSESVQQDQVLKSEESQSGQQDSTLKGYAFSPQTVIDLAKKLAQSPMQPVEKAPKALIDMDYSMYRKINFQQNQAVWGNTPTKFSVQLFAPGFLFKDLVTIDVVENGRAFPLKVSADSFTTPNQEISELISQVGKYAGLRLHYPINRADHNDEFVVFQGASYFRAVSKGQSYGLSARGLAVNVAQPKGEEFPMFKQFWIERPSSSQDAIVVHALLDSKSVAGAYRFGIYPGKPTRIDVKATLFPRVDLKHVGIAPLTSMFMHNSSLDASDFPDYRPAVHDSDGLQILTGKDEMIWRPLNNPKTLEVSAFSDDYPKGFGLIQRHRNFEDYQDLEANYHTRPSAWIKPLNDWGQGHVELVEIPSDSETNDNIVAFWQPKEGFKKDQSYTYQYLMTWSNNTPVSMDLPRIVRSAKGVKLFTDSPEVVIDFNKMPDVSVEDLTVDASISQGKILEALIVKNPHNNGVRVYVTFDPQDADLAELRVQLKQDEVAIAPTWLYRWMKE